From a region of the Triticum aestivum cultivar Chinese Spring chromosome 7D, IWGSC CS RefSeq v2.1, whole genome shotgun sequence genome:
- the LOC123168290 gene encoding transcription factor MYBS3, translating to MTRDGVPPSAPAGGGAGDGPRRCSQCGHHGHNSRTCTARPVKLFGVRIGDKPIRKSVSMGNLAQLAEGSGGARAEGYGSEGDDDKPHRKRGESWSEEEHKNFLLGLNKLGKGDWRGISRNYVVSRTPTQVASHAQKYFIRQTNVNRRKRRSSLFDMVIEDPGDQPLSRSSSQEMPLSRSSSQDVEEFVDDLRPVTAPVTPPAPMPVITSVSVPPPVPVMAPPAPVPMLTYASAPSPVLAMAHQPQGNESAGSSSIAGEAGMVMPQVMPPYGYPPPMMIPAPHYVQAVFPYPYYGYAPMFYGPPVSMQASSPGTVQASHEPVRPVAVHSAPPVNVEDLYNMSKLNLKGDSSTNGVAPNLALPPNPNGRPERQSAFHGKEPENGSSNGLIPTK from the exons ATGACGCGGGACGGCGTGCCACCGTCGGCGCCTGCCGGCGGCGGTGCGGGGGACGGGCCGAGGCGGTGCTCGCAGTGCGGGCACCACGGGCACAACTCCCGCACGTGCACGGCGCGCCCCGTGAAGCTCTTCGGCGTGCGCATCGGCGACAAGCCAATCAGGAAGAGCGTCAGCATGGGCAACCTCGCGCAGCTCGCGGAGGGTAGCGGCGGTGCCAGGGCCGAGGGGTACGGCTCCGAGGGCGACGACGACAAACCACACAGGAAGCGAG GTGAGTCATGGTCAGAAGAGGAGCACAAAAATTTTCTACTTGGATTGAACAAATTAGGAAAAGGTGATTGGCGTGGCATATCCCGTAATTATGTTGTCTCGAGGACACCTACTCAAGTTGCTAGCCATGCTCAGAAGTATTTCATTCGCCAAACAAATGTTAATAGGAGAAAGAGAAGATCAAGCCTCTTCGATATGGTTATTGAGGAT CCTGGTGACCAGCCACTCTCCCGTTCATCGTCACAAGAGATGCCGCTCTCCCGTTCATCTTCACAAGATGTAGAAGAGTTCGTAGATGATCTACGACCTGTTACTGCTCCTGTGACACCACCCGCTCCTATGCCCGTGATAACATCTGTTTCTGTCCCACCACCAGTGCCAGTAATGGCACCACCTGCTCCTGTGCCTATGCTAACATATGCATCAGCCCCATCGCCAGTTCTAGCAATGGCACATCAACCTCAGGGCAATGAATCGGCTGGTTCAAGTTCAATTGCTGGAGAAGCAGGGATGGTGATGCCACAAGTGATGCCCCCATATGGTTATCCTCCTCCAATGATGATTCCTGCACCTCACTATGTCCAAGCAGTTTTTCCGTATCCGTACTATGGCTATGCTCCAATGTTCTATGGGCCACCAGTCTCTATGCAAGCATCATCACCAGGTACAGTACAAGCATCACATGAGCCTGTCAGGCCTGTTGCCGTCCACTCAGCTCCCCCGGTAAATGTTGAAGACCTGTACAACATGTCCAAACTCAACCTGAAGGGTGACTCAAGTACCAACGGTGTTGCGCCTAACTTGGCGTTGCCTCCAAATCCAAATGGGAGACCAGAGAGGCAATCTGCTTTCCATGGAAAAGAGCCTGAGAATGGCTCATCGAACGGACTAATCCCGACAAAATGA